DNA from Parvularcula marina:
GATCGGACGAAGTCGGGCAGCAATGCAGTTGCGCAATATAGCGATGCCGTGGCGGCGGAATTCGCCGATCTTGAGGCGGTGCCGGAGGAATATCTGCTCTGGTTCCACCATGTGTCATGGGACTACGAGATGCCGTCTGGTCGCACGCTCTGGGAAGAGCTGGTCCATCGCTATACGGAAGGTGTCCGGACTGTTTCGGGTTGGCGCGGGGAGTGGGCGTCACTCGAAGGCAGGATTGATGAGGGCCGGTACCGGCAGGTGGCTGACTTCCTCCGGGTACAGGAGAAAGAAGCCCGCTGGTGGCGGGATGCCTGCCTTGCCTATTTCATGAGCCTCAATGGCCTTGATCTGCCAGCGGGATATGCGCCGCCTGCCCGGACGCTCGATGAATATAAGGCGATGGTCTTCCCTTCAGCGCCGGGGAATTGAGGCGTGACTAGCTGGCCTTGCTGACAAACTGGTCATAGGCCTGCAGCGCCTCAACACCGTAGACGACGGAGGGGCCGCCGCCCATCAGGATGGCGACCCCGATGGCTTCGATAAGTTCGTCGCGGCTCGTGCCCTGTTCGAGAACCGAATGCGCATGATGCGCAATGCACCCATCGCAGCGAAGCGAGATCGCGATAGCGAGCGCAATCAGCTCTTTGGTCTTGATGCTGAGGGTTGTGCCTTCCTTGCTGGCGGTTTCCGCCATCAGGCCGGAAAAGGCCGTCATCGTGCCGGGCGATCCTGCCGCTAGCGCCTCCATGCCCTTGTGCAGATCTTCGGCAATAGATGGGAAGTCCTTCATGTCTCTCTCCTTTGCAGGCGCGTGCCCGCATAAATCAAAGGGCAGGGCGCGTATGGCGTCCTGCCCCTGAAAGGATAGAGAGTTGTCAATTGCCGGGTTTGATCCTGATCAATCCCGGTTTCTTGCCTTTA
Protein-coding regions in this window:
- a CDS encoding carboxymuconolactone decarboxylase family protein, with amino-acid sequence MKDFPSIAEDLHKGMEALAAGSPGTMTAFSGLMAETASKEGTTLSIKTKELIALAIAISLRCDGCIAHHAHSVLEQGTSRDELIEAIGVAILMGGGPSVVYGVEALQAYDQFVSKAS